From one Nymphalis io chromosome 19, ilAglIoxx1.1, whole genome shotgun sequence genomic stretch:
- the LOC126776104 gene encoding G protein-activated inward rectifier potassium channel 4-like — protein sequence MNEDKKQWSYLCSGAHREADDYSSAISLMQPGIYHPCKKTLNPKAIRRKYLRAVFKNGEFNIYRTPMKALKLFSDYFILLVETRWRWTLLNFFTAFTCIWLFFGFIYWTISLNHDDFNDDHLPPYQNITGFTPCIKNIYGFTSAFLFSVEVHTTVAYGRRAITLECPETIIAMCLQCIVSSIFQAIMVGILFAKLTRPRARTQTILFSKHVVINVRNEKFCLIFRVGDMRKSRILYIQPKAYVLRFNTDYNVLDDSEQIELKLDIDECESTFFLWPVTVVHVIDESSPFYGLSAADLLCTKLEILVLFEGIIESTGQPVQARSSFTEYDILWGHRFVPMVGYNLDKMLYDVDFSKLSEVQQVDTPLCSPSEYDNILLMFPNEIDKYEIE from the exons ATGAATGAAGATAAAAAGCAATGGTCCTACCTTTGTTCCGGAGCGCATCGAGAAGCAGACGATTATAGTTCTGCAATATCTTTAATGCAACCTGGCATTTATCATCCCTGCAAAA AAACATTGAACCCGAAAGCGATAAGAAGAAAATACTTACGGGCCGTGTTTAAGAATGgagaattcaatatttatagaaCACCAATGAAAGCACTGAAGTTGTTTTCGGATTATTTTATCTTGCTCGTAGAGACGAGATGGAGATGGACGCTTTTGAATTTCTTCACCGCATTCACTTGCATTTGGTTATTCTTTGGTTTCATTTACTGGACAATTTCTTTGAACCACGACGACTTTAACGACGATCATTTACCTCCGTATCAAAACATCACAGGATTCACGCCttgcatcaaaaatatttacggATTCACATCTGCTTTCTTGTTCAGTGTCGAAGTACATACAACAGTCGCTTACGGTCGAAGAGCTATCACACTTGAATGTCCAGAAACAATTATTGCAATGTGCCTGCAATGTATTGTGAGCTCTATATTCCAAGCTATAATGGTTGGAATCCTTTTCGCTAAATTAACCCGACCACGAGCGAGAACACAAACAATTCTCTTTAGTAAGCATGTAGTTATAAATGTGAGGAATGAAAAATTTTGTCTTATTTTTCGAGTTGGTGACATGAGGAAATCAAGAATACTCTACATACAACCGAAAGCCTATGTTTTAAGGTTTAACACAGATTATAATGTACTCGACGATTCAgaacaaattgaattaaaattggaTATAGATGAATGCGAATCGACATTTTTCCTTTGGCCAGTAACAGTGGTCCATGTGATTGATGAAAGCAGCCCTTTTTATGGATTATCAGCGGCTGATCTTCTGTGTACTAAATTAGAAATTCTTGTTCTATTTGAAGGTATAATTGAGTCGACTGGTCAACCTGTTCAAGCCAGGTCGAGTTTTACTGAATACGATATTCTTTGGGGTCATAGGTTTGTTCCAATGGTTGGTTATAATTTGGACAAAATGCTGTACGATGTGGACTTTTCTAAGTTATCTGAAGTTCAGCAAGTCGATACACCTCTCTGTTCACCAAgtgaatatgataatattttgctAATGTTTCCAaatgaaattgataaatatgaaatagaataa